A genomic window from Candidatus Obscuribacter sp. includes:
- a CDS encoding ATP-binding cassette domain-containing protein: MRVKALVALLYPPGTQERPASPTSPYKRLGQMIFEDRTDLLLILVYTFFSGLFALSLPLATQIVVNTIAAGVYLQPLSVIAGTLLAGLTFVALLRLITLWIVERIRQRTFARVALRLAYRLPRIKHSAMAKEYLPELVNRFFDTITVQSGWFTLLLDAPAAILQVLIGLTLLAIYSPWLLLFDAAVIVFFLLEVFVLGFGGYKTRSNETTQRFRIAQWLEEIARCKSGIKSNGIPPFIINQADRLLVDYVKLRQTHFKVLFRQSTALFFFQSLASASVLGFGGWLVINRQLTMGQLVASLLIVNIMMPALERLVRNMQNVYELLSALGKIGYVEDLPLDKEGGESIGKNERGARIDIRGLHFAFAGGEDVLRGVDMSVAAGEQISLFGPNGSGKTTIAEILSGLLEPGSGLVQINGIDVRDADLVSLRQNVALMSDANEILPGTILDNVSLRRPDISYDDVLWALDMVQFTHESRSLPNGLQTEIFSGGRNLSRGQIQKILLARCIAKRPQLLILDEAFTAIEESAKVDIMDRIYSKEVPWTIIDISHDADSILRSQKIFLLEEGKIVESGPSREMISKVGGKLEQLFPQLVPILRILDKHSTKSRSDNEK; the protein is encoded by the coding sequence GTGCGTGTAAAAGCACTGGTCGCATTACTATATCCGCCGGGCACGCAAGAACGCCCTGCGTCACCGACTTCACCCTACAAACGGCTCGGACAGATGATTTTCGAGGACAGGACCGACCTGCTCTTAATTCTTGTCTATACCTTTTTTAGCGGCTTATTTGCGCTCTCGCTGCCACTGGCCACCCAGATTGTGGTCAACACAATAGCGGCAGGAGTTTATCTCCAGCCACTCTCGGTAATTGCCGGGACGCTACTGGCTGGACTTACTTTTGTGGCGCTCTTGCGCCTCATTACACTATGGATAGTGGAGCGCATTCGCCAGCGCACTTTTGCAAGAGTGGCGCTAAGACTGGCTTACCGCCTGCCACGCATTAAACACTCGGCCATGGCTAAAGAATATTTGCCGGAGCTGGTCAATCGTTTTTTTGACACAATCACAGTACAGTCGGGCTGGTTTACACTGCTTCTAGACGCACCAGCAGCTATTCTCCAGGTACTGATTGGTCTTACTCTCTTAGCTATCTACAGTCCCTGGTTATTACTCTTTGATGCCGCTGTAATAGTTTTCTTTTTGCTAGAAGTCTTTGTCCTTGGCTTTGGCGGCTACAAAACTCGCAGCAATGAAACCACACAGAGATTTCGCATTGCCCAGTGGTTGGAAGAAATCGCCCGTTGCAAAAGTGGTATCAAAAGTAATGGCATACCACCCTTTATCATCAATCAGGCCGACCGCCTCCTGGTTGATTACGTCAAACTGCGACAGACACATTTTAAAGTACTCTTCCGTCAATCCACTGCCCTCTTTTTCTTCCAGTCTTTAGCAAGCGCCAGCGTGCTTGGCTTTGGCGGCTGGCTGGTGATTAATCGGCAGCTCACCATGGGTCAACTAGTTGCTTCGCTCTTGATAGTCAATATCATGATGCCCGCCCTTGAGAGACTGGTGCGCAACATGCAAAACGTCTACGAGCTTTTGTCAGCACTGGGCAAAATCGGCTATGTCGAAGACCTGCCCCTGGACAAAGAAGGCGGCGAGAGCATCGGCAAAAACGAACGGGGCGCGCGCATCGATATCAGGGGACTGCACTTTGCCTTTGCAGGTGGTGAGGACGTGCTGCGCGGTGTTGATATGAGCGTGGCAGCAGGCGAACAAATTAGTCTCTTTGGTCCTAATGGCTCAGGCAAGACCACAATCGCCGAAATACTCTCAGGACTGCTTGAGCCAGGCAGCGGACTGGTACAAATCAACGGTATTGATGTAAGAGACGCGGATCTCGTCAGCCTGCGCCAAAACGTAGCATTGATGAGCGATGCCAATGAAATTTTACCTGGTACTATCCTCGACAATGTCAGCCTGAGACGGCCAGACATAAGCTATGACGACGTACTCTGGGCACTAGATATGGTGCAGTTTACTCATGAGTCCCGGTCTCTACCCAATGGGCTGCAAACCGAAATATTTAGCGGCGGTCGCAATCTATCGCGCGGTCAAATCCAAAAGATACTGCTAGCCCGTTGTATCGCCAAACGCCCGCAACTGCTTATCCTGGACGAAGCTTTTACTGCCATCGAAGAAAGCGCCAAGGTAGACATTATGGACCGCATCTACTCTAAAGAAGTGCCCTGGACAATTATTGATATTTCCCATGACGCCGATAGCATCCTACGCTCTCAAAAAATATTTTTACTAGAAGAAGGCAAAATCGTCGAGTCTGGTCCATCCAGAGAGATGATAAGCAAAGTAGGCGGCAAACTGGAGCAACTATTCCCGCAGCTGGTGCCAATATTACGCATCCTCGATAAACACAGCACAAAGTCGAGGAGTGACAATGAGAAGTAA
- a CDS encoding response regulator transcription factor has product MKVLVIDDEPQIRRALKIGLERNGYAVQLAATGEEGLDKMALEVPELVVLDLAMPGMDGFEVCKQVRAWSSVPIVVLSVRDREEDKIKALDCGADDYLSKPFGVGELLARMRAIIRRTKQPEKTLGAPLFCEGDLEVDLDKRLVHKNGELVHLTPKEYELLSLLINNPNRVLTHRQLLTKVWGPEYAEDHHSLRVHIANLRNKIETDPTRPTFIQTETRIGYRFASKNF; this is encoded by the coding sequence ATGAAAGTACTGGTAATTGACGACGAGCCCCAGATTAGACGAGCACTCAAGATTGGTCTTGAGCGCAATGGCTATGCAGTACAGCTGGCTGCCACAGGCGAAGAAGGTCTCGATAAAATGGCTCTGGAAGTACCAGAGCTGGTCGTGCTCGATCTGGCTATGCCAGGCATGGACGGCTTTGAAGTCTGTAAGCAAGTGCGGGCATGGAGTTCGGTGCCAATTGTAGTACTCTCGGTACGCGACCGCGAAGAAGACAAAATCAAAGCACTGGACTGTGGCGCTGATGATTATTTGAGTAAACCATTTGGCGTAGGAGAGCTTTTGGCGCGGATGCGCGCCATCATCAGACGGACTAAACAACCCGAAAAAACCCTTGGCGCTCCGCTCTTTTGCGAAGGTGATTTAGAAGTGGATCTCGACAAAAGATTGGTCCACAAAAACGGTGAGCTAGTCCATTTGACCCCTAAAGAGTATGAACTGCTATCACTTTTAATCAACAACCCCAACCGTGTTTTAACGCACAGACAGTTGCTTACAAAAGTCTGGGGACCCGAGTATGCAGAGGACCATCATTCGCTCAGAGTGCACATCGCCAATTTGCGCAACAAAATTGAAACCGACCCAACCAGACCGACTTTTATTCAGACCGAAACGAGAATTGGTTATCGTTTTGCCAGTAAAAACTTCTGA
- a CDS encoding DUF4118 domain-containing protein, with the protein MPQLRASPAKFALGIILTILLTCFIQALHLDKGFANISLLYLLLVFSLSIYAGRACAIFSAVLSFLCLNWFFIEPRHTFTVQSPSEWLTLTMFLLVSTITGHLTARLKASELEARRMHLRAENLALAREVLIKKQAQVEALAQADRLKTALLSMVSHDFRSPLTGIKAAVSVLQEESSTLRPFENAELKSLLQGIEQEADRLNRMVGNILDMSKLEAGAWRPILESAAIEEIIGSTLSGFSEADNARVTIQLEEPVVEVFVDPVQIEQVLKNLVENALKYSPPESTVEIKVKTSDSELIMQVMDRGKGISEDDSNHIFDLFFRAKALTESSIPGVGIGLSICKALVEAHHGKIEASPREGGGTTVKVVIPSRNPDLQVSPGAINESTGN; encoded by the coding sequence ATGCCACAGCTACGAGCCAGTCCAGCAAAATTTGCACTGGGCATAATATTGACCATTTTGCTAACCTGTTTTATCCAGGCACTGCATTTAGATAAGGGCTTTGCCAATATTTCGCTGCTCTATTTATTGCTTGTCTTTTCGTTGAGCATCTATGCTGGACGCGCCTGCGCTATTTTTTCAGCGGTGCTTTCATTTCTTTGTCTCAACTGGTTTTTTATTGAGCCCAGACACACTTTTACTGTGCAGTCACCAAGTGAGTGGCTCACACTTACTATGTTTTTATTGGTATCGACAATAACCGGACATTTGACGGCAAGGCTCAAAGCCAGCGAGCTTGAAGCACGTCGTATGCATTTGCGCGCCGAAAATTTAGCACTTGCTCGCGAAGTATTGATAAAAAAGCAAGCCCAGGTAGAAGCCTTAGCTCAAGCTGACCGGCTCAAAACAGCGCTTTTGTCTATGGTCAGCCACGACTTTAGAAGTCCTCTAACTGGCATAAAAGCCGCTGTCTCAGTCCTGCAAGAAGAGTCGTCAACTTTGCGACCATTTGAAAACGCAGAGTTGAAGTCACTTTTACAGGGCATCGAACAAGAAGCAGACCGCCTCAATCGTATGGTAGGCAATATCCTCGACATGTCCAAACTGGAGGCTGGTGCCTGGAGACCAATACTGGAGAGCGCTGCCATCGAAGAAATCATAGGCTCAACACTTAGTGGCTTTAGCGAAGCAGATAATGCCAGAGTGACAATCCAGCTAGAGGAGCCAGTTGTCGAAGTCTTTGTCGATCCTGTACAAATCGAGCAAGTCTTAAAAAACCTGGTCGAAAACGCACTTAAATATTCTCCGCCCGAAAGCACAGTCGAAATCAAGGTCAAAACATCCGATAGCGAACTGATAATGCAAGTAATGGACCGGGGCAAGGGTATCAGTGAAGACGACAGTAATCACATATTTGATTTGTTTTTTAGGGCTAAAGCCTTAACCGAATCATCCATACCAGGTGTTGGTATTGGACTATCAATTTGCAAAGCCCTTGTCGAAGCCCATCATGGCAAAATTGAAGCCTCTCCCAGGGAGGGCGGTGGCACCACAGTCAAGGTCGTGATACCCTCTAGAAATCCAGATCTTCAAGTCAGCCCGGGAGCAATCAATGAAAGTACTGGTAATTGA
- a CDS encoding glutamate-1-semialdehyde 2,1-aminomutase: MTAKLGRETSSTPIEHAILPPGALPPAARLERYKQSISAGQKIKELIPGGVDSPFRAFHEVGGEAIFFDSASGSKLTDLDGNEYIDYLGAWGPAILGHAPVETTKALSAIISRGAVFGAPHILELELAAQIAKIVPTIESLRFVNSGTEAVMSAVRLARGFTGRDKILMFGGGYHGHSDSVLASTGHSSSSGLLAAARDNTLLAKYNSLSSVEALFGEHKGQIAAILVEPVCGSMGLVKAEPGFLAGLREIASQNQALLIFDEVITGFRVAYGGAQALYNIKPDLTCYGKALGGGMPIGAYGGPRQIMSKLMPEGDVYQAGTFSGNPVTMTGGIQTLKALADPQLYNIMEERAAALFSGLKAVIDKHSYPVQLAREGSMFGIVFSKTPVKNFEHSKSIDAAAYAKFFHHLLDNGVYMPPSAFDAALISVAHSPDDIASTVDKMQNAFKFAFA, encoded by the coding sequence ATGACAGCTAAGCTCGGTCGAGAGACCTCAAGCACTCCCATTGAGCACGCCATCCTGCCACCAGGAGCGCTACCACCTGCAGCTCGTCTGGAGCGCTACAAGCAATCAATCTCTGCCGGTCAAAAGATCAAGGAATTGATTCCCGGTGGCGTTGACAGTCCATTTAGAGCCTTCCACGAAGTGGGGGGCGAAGCCATATTTTTTGACTCGGCCAGTGGCTCTAAACTGACAGATTTAGACGGCAACGAATACATAGACTATCTGGGTGCATGGGGTCCGGCTATCCTGGGTCACGCCCCTGTTGAGACAACAAAGGCACTCAGTGCCATCATCTCCCGTGGTGCCGTATTTGGCGCGCCGCACATACTGGAGTTAGAGCTTGCTGCTCAGATTGCCAAGATAGTGCCAACTATTGAGTCTTTGCGCTTCGTCAATTCGGGCACCGAAGCAGTCATGAGCGCAGTCCGACTGGCACGCGGCTTTACTGGTAGAGATAAGATCTTGATGTTTGGCGGCGGCTACCATGGTCATTCAGACTCAGTGCTCGCTTCCACAGGACATTCTTCATCGAGCGGACTACTGGCAGCAGCCCGTGATAACACTTTGCTGGCCAAGTACAACAGTCTCAGTAGTGTCGAGGCGCTCTTTGGAGAGCACAAAGGACAAATAGCCGCCATACTGGTAGAGCCAGTCTGCGGCTCTATGGGACTGGTCAAAGCCGAGCCTGGATTTTTGGCTGGACTGAGAGAGATAGCCAGCCAAAATCAAGCACTGCTGATATTTGATGAAGTAATTACAGGCTTTAGAGTAGCCTATGGCGGCGCACAAGCGCTCTACAATATCAAGCCAGATCTGACCTGTTATGGCAAAGCTCTCGGTGGCGGCATGCCAATTGGTGCTTATGGCGGACCTCGCCAAATCATGAGCAAACTGATGCCCGAAGGCGATGTCTATCAAGCTGGCACTTTTAGTGGCAACCCGGTCACCATGACTGGTGGCATCCAGACACTCAAAGCACTGGCTGACCCCCAGCTCTATAACATCATGGAAGAGCGGGCCGCAGCACTCTTTAGTGGGCTAAAAGCAGTAATTGACAAACACAGCTACCCGGTACAGTTAGCCCGAGAAGGCTCAATGTTTGGCATTGTCTTTAGCAAGACACCGGTCAAAAACTTTGAGCACTCAAAGTCAATCGATGCTGCCGCTTATGCCAAATTTTTCCACCATTTACTGGACAATGGAGTTTATATGCCGCCATCGGCATTTGATGCTGCGCTAATATCTGTGGCGCACAGTCCTGATGACATTGCCAGCACCGTGGACAAGATGCAAAACGCCTTTAAATTTGCCTTTGCCTAA
- a CDS encoding IPT/TIG domain-containing protein, translating to MSADKQGKIKMLGPNLCLALSLVLMPSAIFSTALTSPAFAESSKESKSDTANKKDSDKKETDKKDGGKASKGDKDKDKGADKDDKKKEKVDKKALKEEEKAKKAAQAKAEEEAKKSGKKGFFGFGGKAEAKNVKDAKPVESAKPAQAPEVKVEAKAAAPEKKAEEKLPDFAPDTALISVLKDINNMLKDSEEVKSIQDENEKFIVALAQQVLDKALSDPKVVANRIVAREDESRVKNRLTAESWSSGDIEINDKFHGALSTVWAKRIGGLVTLTIAGNSSAKAPDGKAINEFIVVLTAHSPVETGFDIQSQNNVTYWKGKLDKIAVESDLIKKADESAGGEAPETVKESDASSNDGSAKKKSVSLPPLLTERYRKHYELIVLTSARRQKLAQALSEPGITPRPRAVIKRVVEIEEIDGSEDGVETTIVKRVPVVAAVKTKVTAAKLENMEAEDLDEAEKDIEKVDKEVAAGENPKSGKSVKATTQASTTAGKSEAQSAENEPAVSEKPIEKVKVAETKVENEKPAQPQVKATATAKSEDNHKTALQTKVENEKLAMVTPKAQNTSTRDSGAGEQEQLNEPILRKPKSNSVLVLPDRALAGQSITVALLDEKRNPEPNIEICFNGLSLQTDHNGQVVYQVPEDATPGRSLNIAMPSRSEDLPAVVDVLHPLNFDTTTRQAPRLDRTNPLMTLGKRTMVVDGHNFDGMAQNNRIIIDGALEAQIIAASPVQLRFTVPAGTLRPGPHSLVVSCEGMRSNPVPFEFAAAEIPADAQNGKDGSKLTVKVLGTASKVNVKIINLSPDIVRLSHDQDADITSTGGADNKAVVSLQRIKKGTYKLQAEIVL from the coding sequence ATGAGCGCTGATAAACAAGGCAAAATCAAAATGTTGGGTCCTAATCTTTGCCTGGCATTGAGTCTCGTCCTGATGCCCAGCGCCATCTTTAGTACGGCTCTGACTAGCCCCGCTTTTGCCGAATCAAGTAAAGAATCCAAGAGTGACACTGCCAACAAAAAAGACAGTGACAAAAAAGAAACTGATAAAAAAGACGGTGGCAAAGCCAGCAAAGGTGACAAAGACAAGGATAAAGGCGCTGACAAAGACGACAAGAAAAAAGAAAAAGTCGACAAAAAGGCACTAAAAGAAGAAGAGAAAGCCAAAAAGGCTGCTCAAGCCAAAGCCGAAGAAGAAGCGAAGAAATCGGGTAAGAAAGGATTTTTTGGTTTTGGCGGCAAGGCCGAAGCTAAAAACGTCAAAGATGCAAAGCCCGTTGAGTCAGCCAAACCAGCACAAGCTCCGGAAGTAAAAGTCGAAGCAAAAGCAGCAGCGCCTGAAAAGAAAGCTGAAGAAAAGCTACCAGACTTTGCTCCTGACACCGCTCTTATCAGCGTGCTCAAAGACATCAATAATATGCTCAAGGACTCAGAGGAAGTAAAGAGCATCCAGGATGAAAACGAAAAATTCATCGTCGCCTTAGCCCAGCAAGTCTTGGACAAAGCACTGAGCGATCCCAAAGTAGTAGCCAATCGCATTGTCGCCAGAGAAGACGAAAGCCGCGTCAAAAATCGCCTGACAGCAGAAAGCTGGTCTTCGGGTGACATCGAAATCAATGATAAATTTCACGGCGCGCTCTCTACCGTGTGGGCAAAACGCATTGGCGGTCTGGTGACACTGACAATCGCTGGCAATAGCAGCGCCAAGGCCCCCGATGGCAAGGCAATCAACGAATTTATTGTGGTACTGACAGCACACTCTCCAGTAGAAACAGGCTTTGATATCCAGAGCCAGAACAATGTCACATACTGGAAGGGCAAACTAGACAAAATCGCAGTCGAATCTGACTTGATCAAAAAAGCAGATGAAAGCGCTGGCGGTGAAGCTCCAGAAACAGTAAAAGAAAGCGATGCCTCATCTAATGATGGCAGCGCAAAAAAAAAATCAGTGAGCCTGCCACCACTGCTCACTGAGCGCTATCGCAAACACTACGAGCTTATTGTTTTAACAAGCGCCCGCCGCCAAAAGCTGGCCCAGGCTCTGAGCGAGCCGGGTATCACCCCCAGGCCTAGAGCTGTAATCAAACGCGTGGTCGAGATTGAAGAAATCGATGGCTCAGAAGACGGCGTCGAAACAACAATCGTCAAAAGAGTGCCGGTAGTTGCCGCTGTCAAAACCAAAGTGACTGCCGCTAAATTAGAAAACATGGAAGCAGAAGATCTCGATGAAGCTGAAAAAGACATCGAAAAAGTCGATAAAGAAGTGGCTGCTGGCGAAAATCCGAAATCAGGCAAAAGCGTAAAGGCGACAACCCAAGCGAGTACAACTGCTGGCAAAAGCGAAGCTCAAAGTGCAGAAAACGAACCGGCGGTAAGCGAAAAGCCAATCGAGAAAGTAAAAGTCGCTGAAACAAAAGTAGAAAACGAAAAACCAGCTCAGCCACAAGTCAAAGCAACTGCTACTGCCAAAAGTGAAGACAATCACAAGACAGCTTTGCAAACCAAAGTAGAAAACGAAAAGCTGGCCATGGTGACGCCAAAGGCTCAAAATACTAGCACCAGAGATAGTGGCGCTGGAGAGCAAGAACAATTAAACGAACCAATCTTGCGTAAACCCAAGTCCAACAGCGTCCTGGTTTTGCCAGATCGCGCCCTGGCTGGACAGAGCATAACAGTTGCTCTATTAGACGAAAAACGCAACCCCGAGCCAAATATCGAGATCTGCTTTAACGGATTGTCACTACAAACAGATCATAACGGTCAGGTCGTCTATCAGGTACCTGAAGACGCCACACCAGGTCGCTCTCTCAATATAGCCATGCCTTCGCGCTCCGAAGATCTGCCAGCCGTAGTCGACGTACTGCATCCGCTCAATTTTGATACCACAACTAGACAAGCCCCCAGACTGGATCGCACCAATCCCCTTATGACCCTGGGTAAACGCACCATGGTTGTTGATGGCCATAACTTTGATGGTATGGCACAAAACAATCGCATCATCATTGATGGTGCCCTCGAAGCACAAATCATCGCTGCCTCTCCTGTGCAACTGCGCTTCACCGTGCCAGCTGGCACCCTCAGACCCGGTCCACACAGCCTGGTAGTAAGCTGCGAAGGCATGCGCTCTAACCCGGTGCCTTTTGAGTTTGCCGCAGCAGAGATACCTGCTGATGCCCAGAATGGCAAGGATGGCAGCAAACTAACAGTCAAAGTGCTTGGCACCGCGAGCAAAGTCAATGTCAAAATCATCAACCTCTCTCCTGATATCGTCAGACTAAGCCACGATCAAGACGCTGACATCACAAGTACTGGTGGAGCGGATAACAAAGCGGTAGTCTCACTACAACGCATCAAAAAAGGCACCTACAAACTACAGGCAGAGATAGTACTTTAA
- a CDS encoding ARC6/PARC6 family protein, whose protein sequence is MNCLFTFKSAHALSLSLTMALSLSLTVGSNLSALAQEETSSDAPDASMDSMWEEGNKSTETKKTAIQSKSTKPSEEVPQASQSRQDLMDAMSSPLCQLSNFKESELVKTTCWPGVGPFKADGNSTELTDPQDNKLNVQVDGDKLTSAQLLLVGQSQDAQGILNLEMVSDFMLEALGLKGKRITEFNTYLEKNKEILTADSKYKGATLSTASGPYVISLKGSGAGNNPSYLIEVHSKSISPDQVKSHDLTALLNSSSTAPKVEDQDDDTTPVTPIKTQTQTGIAVQNNTSKKPPVVQSKTPVKTVDSTTSGTTKTTTPVKPVAATEVKTTQATQPVSSGSEDGIKKELGDAIRAWQQHKKMVLRERQAGDLSKYLTGRALINQTSGVKWLIDHQNYYEMTPKGVTVSSIQKLSDSPKRYSVIVNVKEASKQIKEPEKTVIKSTDDSYNVNYTLEKAEDTWRIADYKLLSATKK, encoded by the coding sequence ATGAATTGTCTTTTTACTTTTAAATCAGCCCACGCTTTATCTCTTTCGCTGACAATGGCACTTAGCCTTAGCCTCACTGTTGGTAGTAATCTCAGCGCCCTGGCTCAGGAAGAGACCAGTAGCGATGCGCCAGATGCCTCGATGGACTCGATGTGGGAAGAAGGCAACAAGTCTACTGAAACAAAAAAGACAGCTATACAAAGCAAAAGCACAAAACCCTCTGAAGAAGTGCCACAGGCAAGTCAGAGCAGACAGGATTTGATGGATGCTATGTCATCACCGCTTTGTCAGCTCAGTAATTTTAAAGAGAGCGAACTGGTCAAAACAACCTGCTGGCCCGGTGTTGGTCCCTTTAAGGCAGACGGCAACAGCACCGAATTGACCGATCCACAGGACAACAAGCTAAACGTCCAGGTTGATGGCGACAAACTCACTTCAGCCCAACTCCTGCTCGTAGGACAGAGTCAGGACGCGCAGGGCATCCTCAATCTTGAGATGGTATCGGACTTTATGCTCGAAGCCCTTGGTCTAAAAGGCAAACGCATAACCGAATTTAATACCTACCTCGAAAAAAACAAAGAAATACTCACCGCTGATAGCAAGTATAAGGGCGCCACACTGAGCACTGCTTCTGGTCCATATGTGATTAGCCTCAAGGGCTCTGGCGCTGGCAACAATCCCTCTTATCTTATAGAAGTACACAGCAAATCGATCAGTCCAGATCAAGTCAAAAGTCATGACCTGACAGCACTACTCAATAGCAGCAGCACTGCCCCCAAAGTAGAAGATCAAGATGACGACACCACACCTGTCACTCCAATCAAAACACAGACGCAGACAGGCATTGCGGTACAAAACAACACCAGCAAAAAGCCTCCGGTAGTACAGTCAAAAACACCGGTCAAAACAGTTGACAGTACCACTAGTGGTACTACAAAAACGACTACACCAGTCAAGCCTGTTGCTGCCACCGAGGTCAAAACCACGCAGGCCACTCAACCAGTCTCAAGCGGCAGCGAAGACGGCATAAAGAAAGAACTGGGCGACGCCATAAGGGCATGGCAGCAACACAAAAAGATGGTTTTGAGAGAAAGACAAGCCGGCGATCTGAGCAAGTATTTGACTGGTCGGGCTTTGATCAATCAAACATCTGGTGTTAAATGGCTTATTGACCATCAAAACTATTACGAGATGACACCCAAGGGTGTGACTGTATCCAGTATCCAAAAGTTGAGCGACTCACCCAAGCGCTATTCGGTTATTGTCAACGTCAAAGAAGCAAGCAAACAAATTAAAGAGCCCGAAAAAACAGTAATCAAATCTACTGACGACTCCTACAACGTCAACTATACCCTCGAAAAAGCAGAAGACACCTGGCGCATAGCTGACTACAAATTGCTCAGCGCCACAAAAAAATAG
- the maf gene encoding septum formation protein Maf encodes MKQPAKQFNIILASGSPRRVEMLQSLGLKFEVLPADVDETVTPGITPPDLVSSLALSKAQRVEEIIKERQKTAEHDILIIAADTVVALGMEILGKPINRDDAIETLKALSGKAHQVFTGVSYLHLDKDLNRVAHIEQTDETEVFFRDLDIDEITSYVDTAEPMDKAGAYALQGIGAFMVSKINGCPANVKGLPTPLVVQQLRQFGILVMGL; translated from the coding sequence TTGAAACAACCAGCAAAGCAATTTAATATCATCCTGGCATCAGGCTCGCCCAGACGAGTAGAGATGCTGCAAAGTCTCGGACTCAAATTTGAAGTCTTGCCAGCCGATGTCGACGAAACCGTCACGCCCGGCATCACGCCACCGGATTTAGTATCGTCGCTGGCGCTTAGCAAAGCTCAACGAGTAGAAGAAATTATCAAAGAACGGCAAAAAACAGCTGAACATGACATATTGATCATAGCCGCCGATACAGTGGTTGCCCTTGGTATGGAGATACTGGGCAAGCCCATCAACCGCGATGACGCCATAGAGACACTAAAAGCCCTATCCGGCAAAGCGCACCAGGTGTTTACAGGGGTCTCTTATCTACACCTCGATAAAGACTTAAATAGAGTAGCCCACATCGAACAAACCGATGAGACAGAAGTATTTTTTAGAGATCTGGATATCGATGAAATCACCAGCTATGTCGACACGGCAGAGCCCATGGACAAAGCAGGCGCCTACGCTTTGCAAGGCATCGGAGCTTTTATGGTAAGCAAAATCAATGGCTGCCCGGCCAATGTCAAAGGTTTGCCTACACCACTGGTAGTGCAACAGTTGAGACAATTTGGCATCCTGGTGATGGGACTTTGA